The proteins below come from a single Halobacillus salinarum genomic window:
- a CDS encoding GNAT family N-acetyltransferase — protein sequence MKHIKTYHSKTVDTDVGPVIIEGPVSSEDMAGYSFAIDLNAFRPSDKQFEAVKEIADFEEGRIIIARHQEKIVGYVTFLHPDPLERWSEGNMEDLIELGAIEVIPDFRSYRIGSGLIKTAMMDAFMENYIIISTEYYWHWDLKGTQLSIWDYRKVMEKMMGSGGLTPAPTDDPEIISHPANCLMVKIGKHVPQSSIDKFDYLRFLTRNQYRSARR from the coding sequence ATGAAGCACATAAAAACTTACCATAGCAAAACGGTGGATACTGACGTTGGTCCTGTCATTATTGAAGGACCTGTCTCCTCTGAAGACATGGCAGGATATTCATTCGCCATAGACCTTAATGCCTTCCGCCCGTCAGACAAGCAATTTGAAGCAGTTAAGGAAATTGCCGATTTTGAAGAAGGCAGAATCATTATCGCAAGACATCAAGAGAAGATTGTCGGTTATGTCACTTTTCTGCATCCCGATCCTCTGGAAAGATGGTCTGAGGGGAACATGGAGGATTTAATTGAGCTGGGTGCCATTGAAGTCATCCCTGACTTTCGCAGCTATCGAATCGGGTCAGGGCTCATAAAAACAGCCATGATGGACGCATTTATGGAAAACTACATCATCATATCAACCGAATATTATTGGCATTGGGATTTAAAAGGCACCCAGTTGAGCATTTGGGACTACCGGAAAGTGATGGAGAAAATGATGGGATCTGGAGGACTAACCCCTGCACCGACAGACGATCCTGAAATCATTTCTCATCCTGCGAACTGCCTGATGGTTAAAATCGGTAAGCATGTGCCTCAGAGTTCAATCGATAAATTTGATTACTTACGTTTTCTTACTAGGAACCAATACCGTAGTGCAAGGAGGTAG
- the rpsD gene encoding 30S ribosomal protein S4 — MARYTGSTWKKSRRYGISLSGTGKELEKRPYAPGQHGPNQRKKLSEYGLQLQEKQKLRYMYGLTERQFRRLFEEAGKMKGIHGENFMVLLESRLDNIVYRLGLARTRNQARQLVNHGHVTVNGGRVDIPSYRVVPGQVIGLREKSQNLDVVKEAVEVNNFVPEYLSFDGDKLEGSYTRFPERSELPAEINEALIVEFYSR, encoded by the coding sequence ATGGCACGATATACTGGATCAACTTGGAAAAAATCTCGTCGCTATGGCATTTCTTTAAGCGGAACTGGTAAGGAACTTGAAAAACGCCCTTACGCTCCTGGACAACACGGTCCGAACCAGCGCAAAAAACTTTCTGAATACGGCCTGCAACTGCAGGAAAAGCAAAAACTTCGTTATATGTACGGCTTGACTGAGCGTCAATTCCGCCGTCTTTTCGAAGAGGCTGGTAAGATGAAAGGGATCCATGGTGAAAACTTCATGGTGCTGCTTGAGTCCCGTTTGGACAACATCGTTTACCGTCTAGGACTTGCTCGTACTCGCAACCAGGCTCGTCAGCTTGTTAACCATGGCCACGTCACTGTGAACGGTGGACGCGTTGACATCCCTTCTTACCGTGTAGTTCCTGGTCAAGTGATTGGACTTCGCGAAAAATCACAAAACCTTGACGTTGTAAAAGAAGCGGTTGAAGTGAACAACTTCGTACCAGAGTACTTATCTTTTGATGGAGATAAGCTTGAAGGTTCCTACACTCGTTTCCCTGAACGTTCTGAGCTTCCTGCAGAAATTAACGAAGCGCTTATCGTTGAATTCTATTCTCGTTAA
- the tyrS gene encoding tyrosine--tRNA ligase — MDLVQELKQRGLINQVTDEEGLEKHLADQQVTLYCGFDPTADSLHIGHLLPILMLKRFQKAGHRPIALVGGGTGMIGDPSGRSEERQLNSLEIVQKYSDKIKAQLAKILNFDEGTNAAVARNNYEWLSQMTVIDFLRDTGKHFGINYMLAKDSVESRIEKGISYTEFSYMILQSLDFQKLYEKENCTLQIGGSDQWGNITAGLELLRRSAAGEGEVEAFGMTMPLVTKADGSKFGKTADGAVWLDKEKTTPYEFYQFWINADDRDVISFLKYFTFMDFEEIEDLEKEVDAHPEKRVAQRRLAEEMTKLVHDEEALAQAQRISKALFSGDIKDLTGKEIEQGFKDVPAYSSSEKEPLLLELLVQASISSSKRQAREDISNGAIYINGERIQDLKYVISEKDRIEDMFTIIRRGKKKYFLIKF; from the coding sequence ATGGATTTAGTGCAGGAATTGAAGCAGCGTGGACTAATTAATCAGGTGACAGATGAGGAAGGGTTGGAAAAGCATTTAGCTGACCAGCAAGTGACACTTTACTGTGGTTTTGATCCAACGGCAGACAGTCTCCATATCGGTCACTTGCTTCCGATATTAATGCTGAAACGATTTCAGAAAGCAGGTCATAGACCAATTGCCCTCGTCGGTGGAGGAACAGGAATGATTGGCGACCCAAGCGGCAGATCAGAAGAACGCCAGTTGAATTCTTTAGAAATCGTGCAGAAGTATAGCGACAAAATTAAAGCCCAGCTTGCTAAGATCCTGAATTTCGACGAAGGAACAAATGCTGCCGTGGCTAGAAACAATTATGAATGGCTTTCACAGATGACCGTGATTGACTTCCTGCGCGATACAGGGAAGCATTTTGGAATTAACTACATGCTCGCCAAGGATTCTGTGGAATCACGGATTGAAAAGGGGATCAGCTACACGGAATTTAGTTATATGATTCTTCAATCCTTGGACTTTCAAAAACTTTACGAGAAAGAAAATTGTACTCTTCAAATTGGTGGAAGTGACCAGTGGGGGAATATCACGGCTGGTTTAGAGCTGTTAAGGCGGTCTGCTGCCGGGGAGGGAGAAGTAGAGGCCTTTGGGATGACGATGCCACTAGTCACAAAAGCGGACGGTTCAAAGTTTGGTAAAACGGCTGATGGGGCTGTATGGCTTGATAAAGAAAAAACTACGCCGTATGAATTTTATCAATTCTGGATCAATGCAGATGACCGTGACGTCATTTCATTTTTGAAATACTTCACCTTTATGGATTTTGAAGAAATTGAAGACCTTGAAAAAGAAGTGGACGCTCATCCTGAAAAACGGGTAGCGCAACGCAGACTGGCAGAGGAAATGACAAAGCTTGTCCATGACGAAGAAGCATTAGCTCAAGCTCAAAGGATCTCCAAAGCTTTATTTAGCGGGGATATTAAAGATTTAACCGGGAAAGAAATTGAGCAAGGCTTTAAAGACGTCCCTGCTTACTCATCTTCAGAAAAAGAGCCTTTATTGTTAGAATTGCTTGTACAAGCCAGTATCTCCTCTTCTAAGCGGCAGGCAAGAGAGGATATTTCTAACGGAGCAATTTATATAAATGGGGAACGCATTCAGGACTTAAAGTACGTCATTAGTGAGAAGGATCGTATCGAAGACATGTTTACCATTATTCGACGCGGTAAAAAGAAATATTTTCTTATAAAATTTTAA
- a CDS encoding acetoin utilization AcuB family protein: protein MLVEEIMKKDVISLTPDDTIETALKLLNQHHIRHIPIVDETMVVIGIVSDRDVRDASPSVFEKKNNMGTLKNKLGAIMTQPVITVHPLDFAEETASIFYEHEIACVPVTRNDKLVGIITEKDMLYTLIQLTGTNVQSSQIEVKVLNKPGILPQVTQVLGKRKVNISSVLIYPYKPDSSYKIIVFRIQTMNPLPTIEDLKTEGYEVLWPQMPGMQP from the coding sequence TTGTTAGTAGAAGAAATTATGAAAAAAGATGTGATTTCCCTTACGCCTGATGATACCATTGAGACTGCACTTAAGCTTCTCAACCAGCATCATATTCGTCATATTCCTATAGTAGATGAAACTATGGTGGTTATCGGTATTGTTTCAGATAGAGATGTGCGCGATGCAAGTCCTTCTGTGTTTGAAAAGAAAAACAATATGGGTACCCTGAAAAATAAGCTGGGAGCCATCATGACTCAGCCGGTGATCACTGTGCATCCGCTGGACTTTGCGGAAGAAACAGCCTCTATTTTTTATGAACATGAAATCGCCTGTGTCCCTGTAACTAGAAACGACAAATTGGTGGGCATCATTACGGAGAAAGATATGCTTTACACACTGATTCAGCTTACAGGCACAAATGTTCAAAGCTCCCAAATTGAAGTAAAGGTCCTAAATAAGCCAGGGATCCTCCCTCAAGTTACACAAGTCTTGGGGAAAAGGAAGGTCAATATCAGCTCAGTTCTTATTTATCCATACAAGCCTGATTCCAGCTACAAAATAATAGTATTCCGCATTCAAACTATGAACCCTCTACCGACGATAGAAGATTTAAAAACGGAAGGCTATGAAGTATTATGGCCGCAAATGCCCGGGATGCAGCCATGA
- a CDS encoding transglycosylase domain-containing protein translates to MKDNQNKGKYKLDLKSLWEQGRIQKGTRITYDVVWNILLFFIIFGVIGLFFAGGVGAGYFASLVKDEPLLTKEEMHDDIYNYSETSKIYFSDNTLVDKVRADLYREEVKLKNVNSHLKNAVIATEDEYFNTHNGVVPKAVLRAIVQEVTNSSVKTGGSTLTQQLVKNQILTNEVSFERKAKEMLLALRVEKFFQKDEILEAYLNVVPFGRNSNGENIAGIQTAAQGIFGVNAKDLSLPQSAFIAGLPQSPFGYTPFNNDGSIKDKEGLAPGINRMHEVLNRMLEGGYITKKEYNKAMKFKLNKDTLAHSTQSSNFVYPYITSEVEERAKNIIIKHLAEENGHTMDDLKKDDQLREEYTSLAEHKLRTGGYQIHTTIDKKVYDAIQKVKNNYNDYAPKKTVVIYGKNGQPAKNKDGSTKTAHLPVQVSSNIIENSTGKIIAFIGGRNFQEEQLNHAADSKRSNGSTMKPILVYGPAMDMGAIQPGSVIADVPYTYPGTNDIVDNYTYRNHGLVSARYALAKSYNVPAVKVYSKIINQDPASKYLEKMGITTLRETKAINDHVNYSTALGAAQITNEENTNAYATFGNMGNFVDAYMIQDIKTKDGQTIYEHKSKKTKVFSPQTAYLTIDMMRDVLKYGTARGIRGQLSYPGVDWAGKTGTSQNYKDTWFVATNPNVTVSMWMGYDYQADFQNVSRYSQRNTGLWADVVNAVSAIRPELMVPKQNFQSPGGLVRRSYCATSGLLASDLCSKVGLAKSDIYNSKYAPTKVDDSLVSGSFVKVKGNLVAAGPNTPGEFIIDEGGVTLSPSFLKEHNYDRPSILNHLLPNTGSWDNVALPSSGSGNLSAGIDNDGKAPAAPGGLSASSSSLSWQASSSNDVVGYRIYRASTPGGSYSLVGNTTNTSYSFSGSDGVYAVKAVDYFGQSSSVSNPVEVGDPGAPEEKPKKKDSSSDNSDDGDNSSNNNGNNEDSGNSGDQSNSGNDSNNNSGSDNGSGNQSGSGNNSGSGNDDGSSNNGDGSSSGDDSDSGNNSGSDNDSGSNSNSSNN, encoded by the coding sequence ATGAAAGATAACCAGAATAAGGGTAAGTATAAACTAGATTTAAAGTCTTTATGGGAACAAGGCAGAATACAGAAAGGTACAAGAATCACTTATGATGTAGTATGGAATATTCTATTATTCTTTATTATTTTTGGAGTGATCGGCCTTTTCTTTGCTGGCGGCGTTGGAGCCGGTTATTTTGCCTCTCTCGTAAAAGATGAACCACTTTTGACAAAAGAGGAAATGCACGATGACATCTACAATTACTCTGAAACTTCGAAAATTTATTTTTCGGATAATACACTTGTGGACAAAGTTCGAGCAGACTTGTATAGAGAAGAAGTTAAACTTAAAAATGTGAATTCTCATTTAAAGAATGCTGTCATCGCCACGGAAGATGAATACTTCAATACCCATAACGGAGTCGTCCCCAAGGCTGTACTTAGAGCAATTGTACAAGAAGTCACCAACTCCTCTGTAAAAACAGGAGGAAGTACATTGACTCAGCAGCTGGTCAAAAATCAAATCCTCACTAATGAAGTTTCCTTCGAACGAAAAGCGAAAGAAATGCTGCTGGCCCTTCGAGTGGAAAAGTTCTTTCAAAAAGATGAAATCTTAGAAGCATACTTAAATGTCGTTCCATTTGGCAGAAACTCAAATGGTGAAAACATTGCAGGGATACAAACGGCTGCCCAGGGTATTTTCGGAGTGAATGCTAAAGATCTTTCACTGCCTCAATCTGCATTTATAGCAGGGCTGCCACAATCTCCTTTCGGGTATACTCCATTTAACAATGATGGTTCTATTAAAGACAAAGAAGGTCTTGCTCCAGGGATCAACCGCATGCATGAAGTGCTGAACCGTATGCTTGAAGGTGGGTATATCACAAAAAAAGAATATAACAAAGCGATGAAATTCAAACTGAATAAAGATACTCTAGCCCACAGCACGCAATCATCCAATTTTGTATATCCTTACATTACATCAGAAGTGGAAGAGCGCGCAAAGAACATCATCATAAAACATCTTGCAGAAGAAAACGGGCATACCATGGACGATCTAAAGAAAGATGATCAACTTCGGGAAGAATACACCAGCTTGGCAGAACACAAACTTAGAACCGGCGGCTATCAAATTCATACCACGATTGATAAAAAAGTCTATGATGCCATTCAAAAAGTGAAAAACAATTATAACGATTACGCTCCTAAAAAAACCGTAGTCATCTATGGCAAGAATGGCCAGCCAGCCAAAAATAAGGATGGCAGCACCAAAACAGCGCATCTCCCAGTGCAAGTAAGCAGCAATATCATTGAAAACAGTACGGGTAAAATTATTGCTTTCATAGGAGGTCGCAATTTCCAGGAGGAACAGTTAAATCACGCTGCTGATTCCAAACGTTCGAATGGGAGTACAATGAAACCGATTTTAGTTTATGGACCTGCTATGGATATGGGCGCTATCCAGCCAGGCTCTGTCATCGCAGACGTCCCTTATACGTATCCTGGAACCAATGACATCGTAGATAACTATACGTATCGAAATCACGGTTTAGTGTCGGCAAGGTATGCGTTAGCTAAATCCTATAACGTACCAGCAGTCAAAGTATATTCGAAGATTATTAATCAAGACCCTGCTTCCAAGTATCTTGAAAAAATGGGGATTACTACTTTAAGAGAAACGAAAGCCATTAACGATCACGTGAATTATTCAACGGCGCTAGGTGCTGCACAAATTACTAATGAAGAGAATACGAACGCCTACGCAACGTTTGGGAACATGGGGAACTTCGTCGATGCCTACATGATTCAAGATATTAAAACTAAAGATGGTCAGACGATTTATGAGCATAAATCGAAAAAAACGAAAGTATTCAGTCCCCAAACCGCTTATTTAACGATCGACATGATGCGTGACGTACTGAAATATGGAACTGCCCGAGGTATCCGAGGACAGCTCTCCTACCCTGGAGTGGACTGGGCAGGAAAAACAGGGACGTCCCAAAACTATAAAGATACATGGTTTGTAGCTACCAATCCAAATGTAACCGTCAGCATGTGGATGGGCTATGATTATCAGGCAGACTTTCAAAATGTAAGCAGGTACAGCCAGCGAAACACTGGTTTATGGGCAGACGTTGTCAATGCTGTTTCTGCTATCCGCCCTGAATTGATGGTTCCTAAGCAAAATTTCCAAAGTCCTGGAGGCTTAGTCCGCCGTTCTTACTGTGCCACTTCAGGTCTGTTAGCCTCAGATCTTTGTTCAAAAGTAGGATTGGCTAAAAGCGATATTTACAATTCAAAATATGCGCCAACAAAAGTGGATGACAGCCTGGTCAGCGGCAGTTTCGTCAAAGTTAAGGGAAATCTTGTAGCTGCAGGACCCAACACCCCTGGAGAATTCATTATTGATGAAGGTGGCGTGACATTAAGCCCTTCCTTCTTAAAAGAGCATAACTATGACAGGCCGTCGATCCTGAACCATCTGCTGCCTAATACTGGCTCGTGGGATAATGTAGCTCTTCCTTCTTCAGGAAGTGGAAACCTGTCCGCAGGTATCGACAATGACGGTAAAGCCCCTGCAGCTCCGGGAGGATTATCTGCTAGTTCTTCTTCCTTAAGCTGGCAGGCTTCCTCGAGCAACGATGTGGTGGGATACCGCATATACCGGGCATCTACACCAGGAGGCTCTTATAGCTTAGTGGGAAACACAACCAATACTTCGTACAGCTTCTCTGGAAGTGACGGAGTGTATGCTGTAAAGGCAGTGGACTACTTCGGTCAGTCGTCCAGTGTCTCCAACCCTGTAGAGGTTGGAGACCCGGGTGCACCGGAAGAGAAACCAAAGAAGAAAGATTCCTCAAGTGACAACAGTGATGATGGGGACAACTCTTCTAATAACAACGGAAATAATGAAGATTCAGGAAACTCTGGCGACCAGTCAAATTCAGGGAACGACTCCAATAACAATTCCGGATCTGACAATGGCAGCGGAAACCAATCAGGATCCGGCAATAACTCCGGGTCGGGAAATGATGATGGATCTTCGAATAATGGAGACGGTTCAAGTTCTGGTGATGATTCAGATTCTGGAAACAATTCGGGTTCTGACAACGATTCAGGCAGTAACAGCAATTCAAGTAATAATTGA